Below is a genomic region from Vitis riparia cultivar Riparia Gloire de Montpellier isolate 1030 chromosome 16, EGFV_Vit.rip_1.0, whole genome shotgun sequence.
CCCATGCATGCTGCACCCCCGTGAATCAGACCGGCCATCACCTGCTTGTACTCCCGAGATCCGAAAGAATCGTGTGGCTTCAGTTTCTTCAGATATTCTCTGCCCTGTCTCTTGTAGCCCATTTCCTTCTGTCACCATCCCTTTGTGCACCTGTGATGACGGCCCCTGCCCTCTTTTGAACCCCGGGAGGTAGAAACACAAGATGAGTCTCCTCGTCGTTCACAAACCACATCAATAGATCAGGATAAAATGGAAGGAGCAAGACTGGAAAGAACAAGCTGTTCAAGCATGTTTTGGGGCAGAAGAAGCTGTAGCAGGGAGCATCAATGCAACTCCGAAATAAATGCTTGACTGATTTGGTGGATGATCCATTCTGATTTCCTactcaaatagaattttgaaaacagCAGTGCTCTTCCTGGTGTTGTGGTTTGATCTCGCAAGTCTCAAAcactgaaaatttttaaatctgtGTTTGCTTCCGGTTCATCTTGGCTGGTTACATAGTGGTGGATCCAGGTGTGGGATTACGTCATTTTGCCCACCATTTAGAGTATTTAAAGATATTTAGAAAGGTTTGTAAAGTTTGTCTGTTGAGAGTATAGTTTGGCTGTAATTGAATATCATCTAAAGGACAAATATTTTGCCCCAAAATCACATTGAGCTTCTTGGGTATTAATTCTTTGTTTTGGTATTAGTTTGCTAATGGTTCTCAACATTAGTCTTTTTCTATTTATAGCAGAATAGGGAAATTTTGGTGGTCAAAGAAAGGCTGTTACTATCTGAAATTCTCTACAGGTTCCATTCCTAAAAAGGTTCTTCAGGTTTGGGCACCACACCAGGATGCACAGCAAAGAAGCCGATCTTAGTTTGATCTCTCATCTCATAGCCCAGGTTGTCCAGCACTGGTAGGATTTCAGTAAAATCTTTTAGTTTAGCAATATTTGTGGAGCCAACTGTCCAACAAGAACTTATTATGTATGGTGATAGAAAAACGCAATGCAGGGAATCAATTGCTAACACTCAACTAGTTTCAGTGAAGAACCCTCTCCTCAAACTATGAATGGTCCAGATAGAACAAGCGAATAGAATTATTCTCGTTATCATTAAAACCCCACAAATGTTGAACGTGTCCAATATTATTGGGTGACAAAGATGGTCCCCATCACAATCTCAGTACACAATCATGGGTTGCCACGCTACTAATTGCAGGAGATAGCCCTGCTGGGATCTGCATCCATCAGATTCTTAAAGAAACCTAAAAAGATTCGGGACCCACGTGTCCCAAAACCTGGTAGAGAAACAGTTACCTACCTAGACCCCTAGTACAAGTACAGAACGACCTCAAAAAGTAAACACACATGCAAAccctaaaatcatgaaaatgctACCCAATAGCATTCTCCTTATCCATTTGGGAGTCATCGTCTTCTTGCTGCAGTTGGTCTCTGTGCATTGAAGTATACTGCTGCCACTGGCGATCCTAAACCGTTGTCTTCTGCAACTTCCTTGTGTTGAAATGGTCTCTTGAAGCTGGTGGCATCACGGTTTCTCTTCCTCTCTGCTTAAACAAGATGAACGCATATCTGTGGATGCCAATTACCGGCTTTGGGGGCTCGTAGCTCACAATTTCTTTTCCTGTttggaatgaaagaaagatgGGTTTAAGCAAAAATGGCCCGCAAACAAAAGGTAAATAGAATTGAAGATCAGAAACTCACCAAAGGAAGCATCAGTGGTACCGGGAATGTCAGCCACAATCCTGGAAAATAATTGTTGTATCTTTAGAATTTTGAGAACCCATATGATGATTTACATTCACTTCAGTTTGTGATACTTACCAGTGAAGATGTTCTTTAAGGTATGGATCACTAGGGCTTGGAGCATCCGGGTCTGTCATGATCTAATCATAGAAAAACCAGAGACAGTTTAATAGAGTAGTTCTAGTGTTTgataaaaagaggaaaaatagtaCATTGTTATTAAAACTTACTAGGGTATAAGCAGCCCTTAAGTCTTCACCACCAACCTCCACTCTAGGTTTAGCAGTAACAACAGAGGGCATCAGCTCATGGCCATTGGCAACTTGCTTATTGGAGTTGTAAGTGACACTCATTTCACACTTGGGGTGAAACCATCCACTACATCTCCCACCACTCTCCTACACTGAGAGGCTCCATGTTCCTGGACATAAAAGGACCAAATGGAGAAGTTGTGAGATAGAGGGAAAGAGGTTCTTAGCAGTTGTTTTTTGGTATATTGGGTGCAAGAGGACCAAAGTTTTTTTATAGACATAGAAAGAAAGGGACGTACAATGGAGAGAGCTTGGGTTAGAAGCTCAAAGATTCGGAGATGCTCCAACATACCAAGAAGGGCAAAGGTTTTCTATTTAGGGAAAGGAGAGGtttgaaaagtttttcaaaCTGATCATTGtcattgtaaaaaaattggAGAGAAGGCCACTAGAGCGATGGGGTTGCTGAGTTTTTCTTAGGAGATCCACACAAAGCTTAAAGCTTTACATATAcaataatatatgaataatctgtCTTGTCTTTGGCTTATTGGCTCAGGGAGAATATAGAATAATACAACCTTTCCCACTTTAATACAATATCTTTGTGCAAATGGGAATTTGCCTTTTAAGGTGCTTCTCTCCATACACATGCTTTCTCacatgaaaaaggaaaactatCTTATCAACAGGCTTGGGAATTGATCAAACGTGTAGTTAATTTAACGGAAGGCAAAAGAGAACTGCAACTTTGTTATCTTATTACAGACTGATGCTTGGGTTGAACTGGTATCATGATAAGCGTAGATTACGAACTATACCACTTTATGTTTTCATTGGTCTATGTGAGTGATGAATCAAAAATTACTcttctttttatcaaaacatgAGAAAGTGTCCAATATTT
It encodes:
- the LOC117933524 gene encoding CEN-like protein 1; translated protein: MSVTYNSNKQVANGHELMPSVVTAKPRVEVGGEDLRAAYTLIMTDPDAPSPSDPYLKEHLHWIVADIPGTTDASFGKEIVSYEPPKPVIGIHRYAFILFKQRGRETVMPPASRDHFNTRKLQKTTV